The following proteins are co-located in the Amphiprion ocellaris isolate individual 3 ecotype Okinawa chromosome 7, ASM2253959v1, whole genome shotgun sequence genome:
- the LOC111566028 gene encoding gap junction delta-2 protein: MGEWTILERLLEAAVQQHSTMIGRILLTVVVIFRILIVAIVGETVYEDEQTMFICNTLQPGCNQACYDKAFPISHIRYWVFQIILVCTPSLCFITYSVHQSAKQRDRRYSFLYPIMERDYGGRDGARKLRNINGILVQHGGDGGGGKEEPDCLEVKEIPNAPRGLTHGKSSKVRRQEGISRFYIIQVVFRNALEIGFLAGQYFLYGFSVPGIFECDRYPCLKEVECYVSRPTEKTVFLVFMFAVSGICVVLNLAELNHLGWRKIKAAIRGVQARRKSICEIRKKDMAHLSQPPNLGRTQSSESAYV, encoded by the coding sequence AATCCTGCTGACAGTAGTGGTGATCTTCCGCATCCTGATCGTGGCCATCGTGGGGGAGACGGTGTACGAGGATGAGCAGACCATGTTCATCTGTAACACTCTGCAGCCGGGCTGCAACCAGGCCTGCTATGACAAAGCCTTCCCCATTTCACACATCCGCTACTGGGTCTTCCAGATCATACTGGTGTGCACACCCAGCCTCTGCTTCATCACCTACTCTGTCCACCAGTCGGCCAAGCAGAGAGACCGGCGCTACTCTTTCCTCTATCCCATCATGGAGAGGGACTACGGCGGAAGGGACGGAGCACGAAAGCTTCGCAACATAAATGGAATTCTGGTTCAGCACGGCGGTGACGgtggaggagggaaggaagaaCCTGACTGCCTGGAGGTGAAGGAGATCCCCAACGCCCCGCGGGGCCTCACCCACGGAAAGAGCTCCAAAGTTCGCCGGCAAGAAGGGATCTCCCGCTTCTACATCATTCAGGTGGTGTTCAGAAATGCACTGGAGATCGGCTTCTTGGCAGGCCAGTACTTCCTCTATGGCTTCAGCGTGCCTGGGATTTTCGAGTGCGACCGCTACCCATGTCTCAAAGAGGTGGAGTGCTACGTGTCCCGGCCCACGGAAAAAACGGTTTTCCTGGTGTTCATGTTTGCGGTGAGCGGCATCTGCGTGGTGCTCAACCTGGCCGAGCTCAACCACCTGGGCTGGCGCAAGATCAAGGCGGCCATCAGGGGCGTCCAGGCCCGCAGGAAGTCTATCTGTGAGATCAGGAAGAAGGACATGGCGCATCTTTCCCAGCCGCCCAACCTGGGACGCACTCAGTCCAGCGAATCAGCCTACGtctga